In Homo sapiens chromosome 11, GRCh38.p14 Primary Assembly, one DNA window encodes the following:
- the TSPAN4 gene encoding tetraspanin-4 isoform b (isoform b is encoded by transcript variant 11): protein MAIGFVGCLGAIKENKCLLLTFFLLLLLVFLLEATIAILFFAYTDKIDRYAQQDLKKGLHLYGTQGNVGLTNAWSIIQTDFRCCGVSNYTDWFEVYNATRVPDSCCLEFSESCGLHAPGTWWKAPCYETVKVWLQENLLAVGIFGLCTALVQILGLTFAMTMYCQVVKADTYCA, encoded by the exons ATGGCCATCGGCTTCGTGGGCTGCCTGGGTGCCATCAAGGAGAACAAGTGCCTCCTGCTCACT ttcttcctgctgctgctgctggtgttCCTGCTGGAGGCCACCATCGCCATCCTCTTCTTCGCCTACACGGACAAG ATTGACAGGTATGCCCAGCAAGACCTGAAGAAAGGCTTGCACCTGTACGGCACGCAGGGCAACGTGGGCCTCACCAACGCCTGGAGCATCATCCAGACCGAC TTCCGCTGCTGTGGCGTCTCCAACTACACTGACTGGTTCGAGGTGTACAACGCCACGCGGGTACCTGACTCCTGCTGCTTGGAGTTCAGTGAGAGCTGTGGGCTGCACGCCCCCGGCACCTGGTGGAAGGCG CCGTGCTACGAGACGGTGAAGGTGTGGCTTCAGGAGAACCTGCTGGCTGTGGGCATCTTTGGGCTGTGCACGGCGCTGGTGCAG ATCCTGGGCCTGACCTTCGCCATGACCATGTACTGCCAAGTGGTCAAGGCAGACACCTACTGCGCGTAG
- the TSPAN4 gene encoding tetraspanin-4 isoform a (isoform a is encoded by transcript variant 4), whose amino-acid sequence MARACLQAVKYLMFAFNLLFWLGGCGVLGVGIWLAATQGSFATLSSSFPSLSAANLLIITGAFVMAIGFVGCLGAIKENKCLLLTFFLLLLLVFLLEATIAILFFAYTDKIDRYAQQDLKKGLHLYGTQGNVGLTNAWSIIQTDFRCCGVSNYTDWFEVYNATRVPDSCCLEFSESCGLHAPGTWWKAPCYETVKVWLQENLLAVGIFGLCTALVQILGLTFAMTMYCQVVKADTYCA is encoded by the exons CTGGGAGGCTGTGGCGTGCTGGGTGTCGGCATCTGGCTGGCCGCCACACAGGGGAGCTTCGCCACGCTGTCCTCTTCCTTCCCGTCCCTGTCGGCTGCCAACTTGCTCATCATCACCGGCGCCTTTGTCATGGCCATCGGCTTCGTGGGCTGCCTGGGTGCCATCAAGGAGAACAAGTGCCTCCTGCTCACT ttcttcctgctgctgctgctggtgttCCTGCTGGAGGCCACCATCGCCATCCTCTTCTTCGCCTACACGGACAAG ATTGACAGGTATGCCCAGCAAGACCTGAAGAAAGGCTTGCACCTGTACGGCACGCAGGGCAACGTGGGCCTCACCAACGCCTGGAGCATCATCCAGACCGAC TTCCGCTGCTGTGGCGTCTCCAACTACACTGACTGGTTCGAGGTGTACAACGCCACGCGGGTACCTGACTCCTGCTGCTTGGAGTTCAGTGAGAGCTGTGGGCTGCACGCCCCCGGCACCTGGTGGAAGGCG CCGTGCTACGAGACGGTGAAGGTGTGGCTTCAGGAGAACCTGCTGGCTGTGGGCATCTTTGGGCTGTGCACGGCGCTGGTGCAG ATCCTGGGCCTGACCTTCGCCATGACCATGTACTGCCAAGTGGTCAAGGCAGACACCTACTGCGCGTAG